Proteins encoded within one genomic window of Mycolicibacterium aubagnense:
- a CDS encoding AAA family ATPase → MGTHYPPLRSRRNNLVFSQDGSIWCNYLLTGLNVNSYRPDTATAAQDSHELLLTALSDIPTDDIMLSGFKIRVDPMTTCRRITGGIPDWDPARYGYLDRLINEFYKRMKRGEYVEFDRVYWLAISQPSQRRIADRMVSTVIETDPHEDLDWADLGDFERRCFDGIPPEFRPVRTVPELVDWAFDRATTRGLSVPMLPTPQRGATTPTERAYPEIVIDEAAEATALYSTFLQDLDAGRNYTKTLGKAERKRSLFNRFRTLSAGKIMSISHPERRTAEMPDGPVSYQSMIGIARYPARFNEQVSSFTYLVDQAIGVDADFTLRLRFSQDLIDTSSVSDTERDLVSEGNANATDEFEAFDYDNRRAELRRFHGAIQSESGPRGMQVSAIFAFGSNDLDYLNGRVAALRQRFRANGFTPLLPVGGQRELWTMMMPGSCRTRLGDDLLQTTTAHWFSGAMPIRRSFAGDSVGMPIAINKENANGQIVLLDLLNATDRGNASIAANGAQNSGKSNLMKLIFLFVTALNRYSTVVDHSKHGEWAVYARQIARTQVINAATGASPAGDVSMDFLKCLPSPLAETAMMAHYLPLFEIDTKSAEAAYFAKILRPQFRQPRSITSTRRLMEFLKSSGDPEAKPMLRNFEHWAALPYTRAFIDPPARRQDDQGLPPFDNLGELAQRMESGVTPYSTIYRTHELPVYRGDNPANATDLNKWAAAVYGSIARMTAHRFGQIRGTCVFFADEISFLKGNEDVVELLVRSPDRTGRKDGNFIVAASQHADDFDSNYAMIEKKAALKQNVAGNAKASLTYMDMPVLDSLVNMMVSQTSPPDPDNNNLPRAGRHGEGWWNDGNNNIVRVQFLPILLTALERFADTTSSKMIRESDLDRVSAPVPSTSGRHAANGEQVA, encoded by the coding sequence ATGGGAACCCACTACCCACCGCTGCGCAGCCGGCGCAATAATTTGGTCTTCTCCCAGGACGGGAGCATCTGGTGCAACTACCTGTTGACTGGGCTGAACGTCAACAGCTATCGCCCGGATACCGCAACGGCGGCCCAGGACTCCCACGAGCTGTTGCTGACTGCGCTGTCGGACATCCCGACCGACGACATCATGCTGTCGGGCTTCAAAATTCGCGTCGACCCGATGACAACGTGCCGACGGATCACCGGTGGCATCCCTGACTGGGACCCTGCGCGGTACGGATACCTCGACAGGTTGATCAACGAGTTCTACAAGCGCATGAAGCGCGGTGAATACGTGGAGTTCGACCGCGTGTACTGGCTGGCGATCAGCCAGCCGTCCCAGCGCAGGATCGCCGACCGAATGGTCTCCACGGTGATCGAGACCGACCCGCATGAGGATCTGGACTGGGCCGACCTCGGTGACTTCGAGCGCAGATGCTTCGACGGGATTCCGCCCGAATTCCGCCCAGTGCGAACGGTTCCGGAGCTCGTTGACTGGGCGTTCGACCGCGCCACAACCCGCGGTTTGTCAGTGCCGATGCTGCCTACGCCGCAGCGGGGTGCGACCACTCCCACGGAACGCGCCTACCCCGAGATTGTCATCGACGAAGCCGCCGAGGCCACCGCGCTGTACTCGACATTCCTGCAGGACCTTGACGCCGGCCGCAACTACACCAAGACGCTCGGCAAAGCCGAGCGCAAACGCTCCTTGTTCAACCGGTTCCGCACATTGTCGGCGGGGAAGATCATGTCGATCTCCCATCCGGAACGCCGTACCGCCGAAATGCCCGATGGACCAGTCTCTTATCAGTCGATGATCGGCATCGCCCGGTACCCCGCACGGTTCAACGAGCAGGTGTCGAGCTTCACCTACCTCGTCGATCAGGCCATTGGCGTCGACGCCGACTTCACCTTGCGGCTGCGATTCTCCCAGGATTTGATCGACACCAGCTCGGTATCCGACACCGAGCGAGACCTGGTGTCGGAAGGAAACGCGAACGCCACCGACGAATTCGAGGCCTTCGACTACGACAACCGCCGCGCAGAACTCCGTCGATTCCACGGCGCGATCCAATCCGAGTCAGGCCCGCGTGGCATGCAGGTCTCCGCGATCTTCGCGTTCGGTTCCAACGACCTGGACTACTTGAATGGTCGAGTGGCCGCGCTGCGGCAGCGGTTCCGGGCCAACGGATTCACGCCACTGCTGCCCGTGGGCGGGCAGCGAGAGCTGTGGACGATGATGATGCCCGGATCATGCCGCACGCGGCTGGGCGATGACCTGTTGCAGACCACGACCGCGCACTGGTTCTCGGGCGCCATGCCCATCCGGCGCAGTTTCGCCGGAGATTCGGTCGGCATGCCCATTGCGATCAACAAAGAGAACGCCAATGGGCAGATCGTTCTGCTGGATCTGCTCAACGCCACCGACCGCGGCAACGCGTCGATCGCGGCGAACGGCGCGCAGAACAGCGGCAAATCGAACCTGATGAAGTTGATATTCCTGTTCGTCACTGCATTGAACCGCTACTCCACCGTTGTCGATCACTCTAAGCACGGCGAATGGGCGGTGTACGCGCGCCAGATCGCTCGCACGCAGGTAATCAACGCAGCGACAGGGGCTTCGCCAGCCGGCGATGTGTCGATGGATTTCCTCAAGTGCCTGCCCTCACCACTGGCTGAGACGGCGATGATGGCGCACTACCTGCCGCTGTTCGAGATCGACACCAAATCAGCTGAGGCGGCCTACTTCGCCAAGATCCTGCGCCCGCAGTTCCGCCAGCCGCGCAGCATCACCAGCACGCGGAGGCTGATGGAGTTCCTGAAATCGTCAGGCGACCCAGAGGCCAAACCGATGCTGCGCAACTTCGAGCACTGGGCAGCGTTGCCCTACACCAGGGCATTCATCGATCCGCCGGCGCGCCGCCAGGACGACCAGGGATTGCCGCCCTTCGACAACCTCGGGGAGCTGGCACAGCGCATGGAGTCGGGCGTGACTCCCTACTCGACGATCTACCGAACCCATGAGCTCCCGGTCTATCGGGGAGACAACCCCGCGAACGCCACAGACCTCAACAAGTGGGCAGCCGCGGTATACGGATCGATCGCCCGAATGACCGCACACCGGTTTGGGCAGATTCGCGGCACGTGTGTCTTCTTCGCTGACGAGATCAGCTTCCTCAAAGGAAACGAGGACGTCGTCGAACTGCTGGTGCGGTCCCCCGACCGCACCGGTCGCAAAGACGGAAACTTCATCGTTGCCGCCAGTCAGCATGCAGACGACTTCGATTCGAACTACGCGATGATCGAAAAGAAAGCAGCGCTGAAGCAGAACGTCGCCGGCAACGCCAAAGCTTCGTTGACCTACATGGACATGCCCGTCCTGGACTCTCTCGTGAACATGATGGTCTCGCAGACCTCACCGCCGGACCCCGACAACAACAACCTGCCCCGCGCCGGACGGCACGGTGAAGGCTGGTGGAACGACGGCAACAACAACATCGTGCGCGTGCAATTCCTCCCGATCCTGTTGACCGCTCTGGAGCGTTTCGCCGACACGACCAGTTCGAAGATGATCCGCGAGTCCGACCTCGACCGAGTCAGCGCCCCCGTGCCGTCAACGTCCGGCCGGCACGCTGCAAATGGCGAGCAGGTGGCTTAG